One genomic region from Equus asinus isolate D_3611 breed Donkey chromosome 8, EquAss-T2T_v2, whole genome shotgun sequence encodes:
- the LOC106843454 gene encoding olfactory receptor 12D3-like, with protein sequence MENITTVNEFLLLELTSIQELQPIVFVTFLILYMIDLFGNVSILVIVISEPRLHSPMYFFLGNLSLLDICYSSVTLPKLMSNLLSTHKTISFIGCITQLHFFHFLGGTEALLLTIMGFDRFVAICYPLRYTIIMNPQMRILLAAVAWLISFFYALMHSVMTACLNFCHSQKLRYFFCDVKPLLELSRTCSVLHKALSTCASHFMVVSLFYGTVALTYITPTSATSVIQERFVAVIHTTVPPVLNPLIYTLRNKEVMSALRRVFGRKFKLFV encoded by the exons ATGGAGAACATCACCACAGTGAATGAGTTTCTTTTGCTGGAACTGACCTCTATTCAGGAGCTGCAGCCTATAGTCTTTGTGACCTTCCTCATTCTATACATGATAGACTTGTTTGGAAATGTGTCCATATTAGTGATTGTCATCTCAGAACCAAGACTCCACTcccctatgtactttttcctggGAAATCTTTCTCTTCTGGATATATGCTATTCTTCAGTGACGCTGCCTAAACTAATGTCAAACCTCCTCTCCACTCACAAAACCATATCTTTCATAGGCTGCATCACTCAGCTACACTTTTTCCACTTTCTGGGGGGCACTGAGGCCCTCTTGCTGACCATTATGGGCTTTGACCGATTTGTGGCCATCTGCTACCCACTTCGTTACACTATTATCATGAACCCTCAGATGCGTATTCTCTTGGCAGCTGTGGCCTGGCTCATCAGCTTCTTTTATGCTCTGATGCATTCTGTCATGACTGCATGCCTGAACTTTTGCCACTCTCAAAAACTCCGCTACTTCTTCTGTGATGTGAAGCCCCTTTTAGAATTG AGCCGGACCTGCAGTGTGCTCCACAAAGCCCTGTCCACTTGTGCCTCTCATTTCATGGTGGTATCTCTCTTTTACGGAACTGTGGCACTCACCTACATTACCCCTACCTCTGCCACCTCTGTAATACAGGAACGGTTTGTGGCTGTCATACACACCACTGTCCCTCCAGTGCTGAATCCACTGATATACACCCTTAGGAATAAGGAAGTGATGTCAGCTCTGAGGAGAGTCTTTGGGAGGAAATTTAAGCTGTTTGTCTGA